Proteins encoded in a region of the Flavobacterium sp. MDT1-60 genome:
- a CDS encoding arsenate reductase family protein, with protein sequence MIQIYHNPRCGKSRTCLAFLDQANQEYEIIPYLTDTPTYDDLKILLEKLDIEPLRLVRIKEKIWIENYKGKTLTNDQIIDAMVDNPILIERPIVIKDGKAIIGRDLDLVASFLD encoded by the coding sequence ATGATACAAATTTATCACAATCCACGTTGCGGAAAATCAAGAACCTGCCTCGCTTTTTTAGATCAGGCAAATCAGGAATATGAAATTATTCCCTATTTAACAGACACTCCAACATATGATGATTTAAAAATTTTACTTGAAAAATTAGACATTGAACCGCTTCGATTAGTCAGAATCAAAGAAAAAATCTGGATTGAAAATTATAAAGGAAAAACATTGACTAACGATCAAATTATTGATGCAATGGTTGACAACCCAATTTTGATTGAACGACCGATTGTAATAAAAGATGGTAAAGCCATTATCGGAAGGGATTTAGATCTTGTTGCCTCTTTTTTAGACTAA
- a CDS encoding CPBP family intramembrane glutamic endopeptidase → MFLEQGIKPQNKFWLYLIGSVLIIIASFIGQIPFSVAVLYSSFKNKKAFPTDNAAIMRIFDQNLTLFLVMISFVFAFAGVYCVVKYLHNQTLLSITTSRKKVDWSRILFSFVVWSIFSALSFWAVYLRSPENFLWNFKLIPFLILVLVGVIMIPIQTSTEEYVFRGYLMQGFANLAQNKWFPLLMTSLIFGSMHVFNPEVAKMGYVIMIYYIGTGLFLGIITLMDEGIELALGFHAANNLVGAILITSDWSVFQTYSIFKDMSEPSAGMDVILPIFVVYPILLFIFTKKYNWNNWKEKLTGKIITLE, encoded by the coding sequence ATGTTTTTAGAACAAGGAATTAAACCTCAGAATAAATTTTGGCTATATCTTATTGGGTCAGTTTTAATTATTATCGCATCATTTATCGGACAAATTCCTTTTTCTGTTGCTGTTTTGTATTCTAGTTTTAAAAACAAAAAAGCTTTTCCAACAGATAATGCAGCAATTATGAGAATTTTTGATCAAAATCTAACATTATTTCTGGTTATGATCTCTTTTGTTTTTGCTTTTGCCGGAGTTTACTGTGTTGTAAAATATTTGCATAATCAAACGCTTTTGTCAATAACAACATCAAGAAAAAAAGTTGACTGGAGCCGTATTTTATTTTCATTTGTAGTATGGTCTATTTTTTCAGCATTAAGTTTTTGGGCAGTTTATCTGAGGTCTCCGGAAAATTTCTTATGGAATTTTAAATTAATTCCCTTTCTAATTTTAGTGTTAGTTGGAGTAATAATGATTCCTATTCAAACTAGCACTGAAGAATATGTTTTTAGGGGATATTTGATGCAGGGATTTGCCAATCTGGCACAAAACAAATGGTTTCCGCTTCTCATGACTTCACTAATTTTTGGATCGATGCATGTTTTTAATCCTGAAGTGGCAAAAATGGGTTACGTCATTATGATTTATTATATAGGAACCGGGTTGTTTTTGGGAATCATCACGCTAATGGATGAAGGAATAGAACTGGCCTTAGGATTTCATGCCGCTAACAATTTAGTTGGGGCCATTCTGATTACTTCAGATTGGTCAGTGTTTCAGACTTACTCTATTTTTAAAGATATGTCAGAGCCTTCTGCCGGAATGGATGTTATCCTGCCTATTTTTGTGGTTTACCCGATTTTGCTTTTTATTTTTACTAAAAAGTATAATTGGAATAACTGGAAAGAAAAATTAACAGGGAAAATTATTACCTTAGAGTAA
- a CDS encoding AMP-binding protein has product MLELTHKNVHNHFRINGFHLNAIDLCRVAYDYIKEGDANEQAIGEFLLDWFDNKQYIEMRTSGTTGLPKVVKLEKQAMIQSALATGDFFGLEPHNKALLCLPVKFIAGKMMLVRSLILGLDLDIVTPSTEPLALNETKYDFVAMVPLQVQNSIESLGNVKKLIIGGAKMDTTLEAKLLPLKTEIYETYGMTETITHIAAKKLGENVFTVLPNVKIAQDDRGCLVITVPAISEESIITNDLVEVIRENQFIFLGRIDNVINSGGVKLIPEQIEAKLIEKIDSRFFVTGLPDPVLGEKLILVIEGEKQDFTSDFFDVLDKFEKPKEIVFVPKFKENENGKLLRKPSLN; this is encoded by the coding sequence ATGTTAGAACTAACACATAAAAATGTTCACAACCATTTTAGAATAAATGGATTCCATTTAAACGCAATTGATTTGTGCCGTGTGGCTTATGATTATATAAAAGAAGGAGATGCTAATGAACAGGCAATAGGTGAATTTTTGTTGGATTGGTTCGATAACAAACAATATATCGAAATGAGAACGTCAGGAACAACTGGACTTCCCAAAGTAGTGAAATTAGAAAAGCAAGCCATGATTCAATCTGCATTGGCTACAGGAGATTTCTTTGGGTTAGAGCCTCACAATAAAGCTTTACTTTGTCTGCCTGTAAAATTTATAGCTGGTAAAATGATGTTGGTTCGAAGCTTAATTTTAGGACTAGATTTAGATATAGTAACGCCAAGTACAGAACCTCTTGCCTTAAATGAAACTAAGTATGATTTTGTGGCTATGGTACCGCTACAGGTTCAAAATTCGATTGAATCTTTAGGAAATGTAAAAAAGTTAATTATCGGCGGAGCAAAAATGGATACAACGCTTGAAGCGAAACTTTTGCCTTTGAAAACGGAGATTTATGAAACCTATGGCATGACGGAAACCATTACCCATATTGCAGCAAAGAAACTGGGAGAAAATGTTTTTACCGTTTTACCAAATGTAAAAATTGCTCAGGATGATCGAGGTTGTCTGGTTATTACAGTTCCTGCTATTTCTGAAGAATCAATTATTACAAACGATTTGGTTGAGGTAATAAGAGAAAATCAATTCATTTTTTTGGGAAGAATTGATAATGTGATTAATAGTGGAGGAGTGAAGCTTATTCCGGAACAAATAGAAGCAAAGCTAATTGAAAAAATTGATTCAAGATTTTTTGTAACAGGATTGCCTGATCCTGTTTTAGGAGAAAAATTAATTTTGGTTATTGAAGGCGAAAAACAAGATTTTACTTCTGATTTTTTTGATGTTTTAGATAAGTTCGAAAAACCTAAAGAAATAGTTTTCGTACCAAAATTCAAGGAAAACGAAAACGGAAAATTGTTAAGAAAGCCAAGCTTAAATTAG
- a CDS encoding RsmB/NOP family class I SAM-dependent RNA methyltransferase: MRLHRNLVYTTIDSLNAIFNEGEYADKVVARALKKDKRWGSSDRKFVAETIYEIVRWKRLYAEIAEVKEPFDRDNLWRMFAVWAVLRGYPIPDWRQLEGTPERKIKGRFDELSKIRALKESIPDWMDELGVKELGEKVWSTEIAAQNQPAKVILRTNTLKGTKESLRNTLMDLNIETEYLKDQPEALVLKERANVFLTDAFKQGLFEVQDANSQLVAGFLDVKPGMRVVDTCAGAGGKTLHIASLMENKGQLIAMDLYESKLKQLKLRAKRNGAFNIEYRIIDTTKVIKKLHEKADRVLIDAPCSGLGVLKRNPDAKWKLQPEFIDNIRKVQSEVLESYSKIVKPGGKLVYATCSVLPSENQEQVEKFLKTEIGKQFTFIKDRKILASESGFDGFYMALLERNA, translated from the coding sequence ATGAGATTACACAGAAATTTAGTTTATACTACCATCGATTCTTTAAATGCGATCTTCAATGAAGGAGAATATGCTGATAAAGTGGTAGCAAGAGCATTAAAAAAAGACAAACGTTGGGGAAGTTCTGACAGGAAGTTTGTTGCTGAAACGATATACGAAATTGTTCGTTGGAAAAGATTATACGCTGAAATTGCCGAAGTTAAAGAACCTTTTGACAGAGACAATTTATGGAGAATGTTTGCTGTTTGGGCAGTTTTAAGAGGATATCCTATTCCGGATTGGAGACAATTGGAAGGAACTCCTGAAAGAAAAATTAAAGGTCGTTTTGACGAACTTTCAAAAATTAGAGCTCTAAAAGAATCTATTCCGGACTGGATGGATGAATTAGGCGTAAAAGAATTGGGAGAAAAAGTTTGGTCTACCGAAATTGCGGCTCAAAACCAACCTGCAAAAGTTATTTTAAGAACAAACACACTTAAAGGAACTAAAGAAAGTTTAAGAAACACGTTGATGGATTTAAATATTGAAACAGAATATTTAAAAGATCAGCCGGAAGCTTTGGTTCTAAAAGAAAGAGCTAACGTATTTTTAACAGATGCTTTTAAACAAGGGCTTTTTGAAGTTCAGGATGCAAACTCACAATTGGTTGCCGGTTTCCTTGATGTAAAACCAGGAATGCGTGTGGTTGATACTTGTGCAGGAGCCGGAGGAAAAACATTGCATATTGCTTCTTTAATGGAAAACAAAGGGCAATTGATTGCAATGGACTTGTATGAAAGCAAATTGAAACAATTGAAATTGAGAGCCAAAAGAAACGGCGCCTTCAATATCGAATATCGTATTATTGACACTACAAAAGTGATCAAAAAATTACACGAAAAAGCAGACCGAGTTTTAATTGACGCACCCTGTAGCGGTTTAGGAGTTTTGAAAAGAAACCCTGATGCAAAATGGAAATTACAACCCGAGTTTATCGATAATATTCGTAAAGTTCAGAGTGAAGTTTTAGAAAGTTATTCTAAAATCGTAAAACCAGGCGGAAAATTAGTTTACGCAACTTGCTCTGTTTTACCATCAGAGAATCAGGAGCAAGTAGAAAAATTCTTAAAAACTGAAATCGGAAAGCAATTTACATTCATAAAAGATCGTAAAATTTTAGCTTCTGAGTCTGGTTTTGACGGATTTTATATGGCACTATTAGAACGTAACGCTTAA
- a CDS encoding KUP/HAK/KT family potassium transporter, with the protein MSAAHKNLHSKLSIGGLLITLGIIYGDIGTSPLYVMKAILGEHMINADIVLGGISCVFWTLTLQTTIKYVLITLSADNHGEGGIFALYALVKKTKIQWLIVPAIIGGSALLADGIITPPISISSAVEGIRAFYPTMETETIVYIVIGILFILFTIQQFGTKLVGKFFAPMMLIWFAMLGTLGVIQISQHPEVFKAINPYYAYHLLQIHPEGFFVLGLVFLCTTGAEALYSDMGHCGRKNIRISWIFVKTTLVLNYFGQAAYLTHHEGSTLQQLGGENGNPFYLIMPHWFLPFGIVVATLAAVIASQALISGSFTLINEAMRLNFWPKVKIKYPTEVKGQLYIPSINWLLFFGCVGIVLHFQKSSNMEHAYGLAIILCMIMTTILLNYYLIMKRVKLYFMVPLITIYLLIEFSFLIANITKFADGGYVTLIIAIMLISIMTIWYLAKKINKSYTKIIKIDDYKKVLMELSEDLSIPKYATHLVYMTNANRVDELEEKVIYSILQKRPKRADIYWFVHVNILTEPYKTQYKVTEIAKDDIYRIDFNLGFREPTKINLMFREVIRDMVKRGEVDITSRYESLNKNNIIGDFKFVLSEKFLSNDNDLRWHENIIMNSYFFIKKLSLSEERAFGLDSSSVKIEKFPMVLHAPENIGLTRIIK; encoded by the coding sequence ATGAGCGCAGCGCATAAAAACTTACACAGTAAGTTGTCTATTGGAGGTTTATTGATCACATTAGGAATTATTTATGGAGATATTGGTACATCTCCATTGTATGTAATGAAAGCCATTCTTGGTGAACACATGATTAATGCAGACATCGTTTTAGGAGGTATCTCTTGCGTTTTCTGGACATTAACACTGCAAACCACTATAAAATATGTTCTTATAACACTAAGTGCTGATAATCATGGTGAAGGAGGTATTTTCGCTTTGTATGCCTTAGTCAAAAAAACCAAAATCCAGTGGCTCATAGTGCCCGCTATTATTGGAGGGAGTGCATTACTTGCCGATGGAATTATCACTCCGCCTATTTCGATTTCCTCTGCAGTAGAAGGAATCAGGGCATTTTATCCTACCATGGAAACGGAGACAATAGTTTATATTGTTATCGGAATCTTATTTATTTTATTTACTATTCAACAATTTGGAACAAAATTGGTTGGGAAGTTTTTCGCTCCAATGATGCTGATCTGGTTTGCTATGTTGGGCACATTAGGAGTTATTCAAATTTCACAACATCCTGAAGTTTTTAAAGCAATTAATCCTTACTATGCCTATCATTTATTACAAATTCACCCTGAAGGTTTTTTTGTTCTTGGATTAGTATTTTTATGTACTACCGGAGCTGAAGCTTTATATTCTGACATGGGACATTGTGGAAGAAAAAACATCAGAATCAGCTGGATATTCGTAAAAACAACATTAGTATTAAACTATTTTGGTCAGGCTGCGTATTTAACACACCATGAAGGAAGTACATTACAGCAATTAGGAGGAGAAAATGGGAATCCATTTTATCTGATTATGCCTCATTGGTTTCTTCCATTCGGAATTGTTGTTGCTACTTTAGCAGCTGTAATAGCTTCCCAGGCACTTATAAGCGGATCATTTACCCTGATAAATGAAGCTATGCGTTTGAATTTCTGGCCGAAAGTAAAAATCAAATATCCAACTGAAGTAAAAGGACAATTATACATTCCGTCAATCAACTGGTTACTGTTTTTTGGTTGTGTGGGTATCGTTTTGCACTTCCAGAAATCAAGTAATATGGAGCATGCTTATGGTCTTGCCATTATTCTATGTATGATCATGACGACCATTTTACTGAATTACTATTTAATAATGAAACGTGTTAAACTGTATTTTATGGTACCATTGATCACGATTTATTTATTGATTGAATTTAGTTTTCTTATTGCTAATATTACCAAATTTGCCGATGGCGGTTACGTGACTTTAATCATTGCAATAATGCTGATTTCGATTATGACGATTTGGTATTTGGCTAAGAAAATTAATAAAAGCTATACTAAAATTATCAAGATTGATGATTATAAGAAAGTTTTAATGGAATTAAGCGAAGATCTTTCGATCCCGAAATACGCAACGCATTTAGTATACATGACAAATGCGAATCGCGTTGATGAATTGGAGGAAAAAGTAATTTATTCCATCTTGCAAAAACGTCCAAAAAGAGCTGATATTTACTGGTTCGTTCACGTAAACATTTTGACAGAACCTTATAAAACACAATATAAAGTTACCGAAATTGCGAAAGACGATATTTACAGAATCGATTTTAACTTAGGATTTAGAGAACCTACCAAAATCAATTTAATGTTTAGAGAAGTAATTCGTGACATGGTAAAACGAGGAGAAGTTGATATTACCAGCCGTTACGAATCATTAAACAAAAACAATATTATTGGTGACTTTAAATTTGTATTGTCTGAGAAGTTTTTATCAAATGACAACGATTTAAGATGGCATGAAAACATTATTATGAACTCATACTTCTTTATCAAGAAACTTAGTTTATCTGAAGAAAGAGCTTTCGGTTTAGATAGTAGTTCGGTCAAAATTGAGAAATTCCCAATGGTACTTCACGCTCCGGAAAACATCGGATTGACCCGAATTATAAAATAA